In Fusarium oxysporum Fo47 chromosome VII, complete sequence, the following proteins share a genomic window:
- a CDS encoding uncharacterized protein (expressed protein), with protein sequence MSDDAEFSRVNLSIDVHARVLICCHDVCRVALSPSPAQVSQHLRTKHNIPAAERRLVTDLLKARTSPLQCPSEAPVRQDGSSPDPNLHLVHGFTCKFCIERTGSSQVMSRHITSAHEKQRLQLGVRRNAMYEPVFLQAWTKSPSGGRYWIVEYGGSTTRPVGGKEVYDHLEDVFERERGRQKGFSGGDLANGAGTTRSSQTTTFTDPRPWLERTGWERTFGGIDRELLKNLTTAPSPVTSRRGLILKEVSNRSSDVYSDEWMISSADDERKITALLAAVDMLMDRCEQTAWATSRSLLCWLRSVRPHGCYAKPFTFVGKAASRRKYIRLLKRFVALVFRAYRLPADIRQRRAGIRFKKSQLRLISALWNHEAWTQHDALTEQLWRSMKLSDGADVEVDCDVESTDGEDDCEDGDDSDDQSSVMGADDSETDDMDDEDEESEEEDHNRNEDQSGKTNAMRNSGGGKFPPWIKEVLEFLFGLIMAFCTEEVMDGRPDSTLLVYYSGVLGFSADLTGFLPARSYTSNLAALIYIQRLLFLEYAVPTQDYPRLGISRRPRTNQLAHLQNVRQEYLVLGSQSPFEELFSLLAFGRAIAGSETPAFLLKWSDDGQILSYRDDIAVHMEQFRRLPKALLARAEGLCEQLMYGWKPPCDLSSVKDDMANTTHEFSFVSHLKNGLGEAYLELTLKACTSQADSLSRKGRWNQKAIFEYLKKEEALRENLAGLMLMTCGGQSRSPDLLSVRVRNHRTSERGLYIYNGYMIYVTRSHKAKRSTNREFVVARFFPSQVGHLMYTYLVYIRPFVNMLARKQLPNIDGCSLFFFRSRPESDSPHWSTERLTKIVRRITRQVWDQGITLRLLRQICIGIADKHVREVSRPFNQFDDRTDNADRGVVFAWSSGHRPLQRARAYGLDGAFATHLQPQLLERYEWVSVRWHEFLHLPSRYASRLVHAGPDPIAPWFGTPSATSLDDDSHNCLFTSSPPSSPQAPSYGAKSFTKNNGGQNLLKRRFIIITPQTPTKRRRVQFAGSSSPILDPPNRSWGESIAPVFGKMNESESVTTADEQERIISYLNRKQAEIRLLNEREAEIVIPTETSNEIFTADPCLDLIDRLNWIHQTTEAWRFVGCELCFIIKGGPEPNHGLDSCEQWLASKHAKRILQWLTTLKIPRYYNVRVVCSMCGHGWFVCDEMGQGELARREARSQRSSSGKANLVKEYDAASDHDGYCMNKPVVRRIVAALCAYDDQILGKVLTKMAFDHEGIDLTSESQARLWLEQRIRSQDDYWVSRLIYSSILIGNRPRYRF encoded by the coding sequence ATGTCCGACGATGCAGAGTTTTCACGGGTCAATCTCTCCATTGACGTCCATGCTCGAGTGCTCATATGTTGCCACGACGTATGCCGCGTTGCCCTTTCTCCCAGCCCTGCTCAAGTCAGTCAGCATCTCCGAACGAAGCATAACATACCTGCTGCTGAGCGACGTCTGGTGACCGATCTTTTGAAGGCTCGCACCTCACCACTACAGTGCCCTTCTGAAGCTCCCGTACGACAAGATGGCTCATCCCCAGACCCGAACCTACACCTCGTCCACGGGTTTACGTGCAAGTTCTGCATTGAACGTACAGGCAGCTCCCAGGTCATGTCTCGTCATATAACTTCGGCGCATGAGAAGCAAAGACTCCAGCTAGGAGTGCGAAGGAACGCCATGTATGAACCCGTGTTCCTGCAAGCGTGGACTAAAAGTCCTTCGGGGGGACGTTACTGGATTGTCGAATATGGCGGGTCTACGACCAGACCAGTCGGAGGCAAGGAAGTTTAcgatcatcttgaagatgttttCGAGCGTGAGAGAGGCCGACAGAAAGGCTTTTCAGGTGGGGACTTGGCGAACGGGGCTGGTACTACTAGGAGCTCACAAACCACAACATTCACAGATCCCAGGCCATGGCTGGAGAGAACCGGCTGGGAACGGACTTTTGGGGGAATCGACCGAGAACTGCTAAAAAACCTAACTACCGCGCCCTCTCCTGTGACTTCACGCCGGGGCCTGATACTGAAAGAGGTCAGTAATCGATCTAGCGATGTTTATTCCGATGAATGGATGATAAGCTCGGCGGATGACGAACGCAAAATCACTGCTCTCCTTGCCGCCGTGGACATGCTAATGGACCGCTGCGAGCAAACGGCATGGGCAACAAGCAGAAGTCTTCTGTGTTGGCTGCGTAGTGTACGCCCTCACGGGTGCTATGCGAAGCCATTCACATTTGTGGGAAAGGCGGCAAGTAGAAGGAAATACATCCGTCTCCTCAAGCGCTTCGTCGCTTTGGTTTTTCGAGCTTATCGCCTACCTGCGGACATTCGACAGCGCCGGGCGGGCATCCGTTTCAAGAAGTCACAGCTTCGTTTGATATCAGCACTGTGGAACCATGAGGCTTGGACCCAGCATGATGCTTTAACCGAGCAGCTCTGGCGAAGTATGAAGCTATCTGATGGGGCcgatgttgaagttgactGCGATGTAGAGAGCACCGATGGAGAGGATGATTGTGAAGACGGAGACGACAGCGACGATCAGAGTAGTGTCATGGGTGCTGACGACTCTGAGACCGACgatatggatgatgaagatgaggagagtgaagaggaagatcaCAACCGGAACGAGGATCAGAGCGGGAAAACTAACGCGATGAGGAATTCAGGCGGGGGAAAATTCCCACCATGGATCAAAGAGGTGCTAGAATTCCTATTTGGGCTAATCATGGCATTCTGCACGGAGGAAGTCATGGATGGTCGCCCAGATTCAACGCTGCTAGTGTATTATAGCGGTGTCCTTGGATTCTCGGCTGATCTCACTGGTTTTCTTCCTGCCAGGTCATATACGTCTAACCTCGCCGCGCTGATATACATACAAcgccttctcttcctcgagTACGCTGTACCAACGCAGGACTACCCTCGTCTTGGAATTTCGAGACGCCCTCGGACGAATCAGCTCGCACACCTGCAGAATGTTCGTCAAGAATACCTAGTCCTCGGATCACAGTCACCATTCGAGGAGTTATTCTCTCTACTCGCATTTGGAAGGGCAATAGCAGGCTCAGAAACACCTGCCTTCCTCCTCAAATGGAGCGATGACGGTCAGATTTTGTCATACAGAGACGACATTGCGGTTCACATGGAACAGTTCCGACGTCTCCCGAAGGCGCTTTTGGCGCGCGCGGAGGGTCTTTGTGAGCAGTTGATGTATGGGTGGAAACCGCCATGCGATCTCTCTTCCGTCAAAGACGATATGGCAAATACGACACACGAATTTTCATTCGTTAGTCACCTGAAGAACGGGCTGGGAGAGGCTTATTTGGAACTAACCTTGAAAGCTTGCACTAGTCAAGCGGACTCCCTTTCGCGAAAAGGGCGATGGAACCAGAAGGCGATATTCGAATAcctgaagaaagaagaagcattgCGCGAGAACCTGGCAGGTCTGATGCTCATGACGTGCGGAGGTCAGTCCCGTTCACCAGACCTGCTCAGTGTCCGAGTGCGTAATCACAGGACTAGCGAGCGTGGCCTTTACATATATAACGGCTATATGATCTATGTCACCCGTAGTCACAAAGCAAAGCGCTCAACCAATAGGGAATTCGTTGTTGCTCGGTTCTTCCCTTCCCAGGTCGGTCACTTGATGTATACATACCTTGTATATATTCGTCCTTTCGTGAATATGCTTGCTCGAAAGCAACTGCCGAATATCGATGGCTGttccctttttttcttccgGAGCCGGCCCGAGTCTGACAGCCCCCATTGGTCCACTGAACGCCTCACCAAGATAGTCAGACGTATCACACGACAGGTTTGGGACCAGGGGATTACGCTGCGCCTCTTACGACAGATCTGTATTGGGATTGCTGATAAGCACGTTCGTGAGGTGAGCCGTCCTTTTAACCAGTTTGATGACCGGACGGATAATGCGGATCGAGGAGTGGTATTCGCCTGGTCGAGCGGCCACCGCCCGCTACAGCGAGCGAGGGCATACGGGCTTGATGGGGCCTTCGCGACGCATCTACAGCCTCAGTTACTTGAGCGTTACGAATGGGTGTCAGTTCGTTGGCACGAATTCTTGCACCTACCCAGTAGATATGCCTCTAGGCTTGTGCACGCTGGACCTGATCCTATTGCTCCATGGTTCGGTACACCTAGTGCAACGAGTCTGGATGATGACTCTCATAATTGCTTGTTCACGTCATcacctccatcttctccacaGGCTCCGTCATATGGCGCTAAATCCTTCACGAAGAACAATGGGGGGCAGAACTTGTTGAAGCGTCGCTTCATAATCATCACTCCTCAAACGCCGACGAAAAGAAGGCGGGTTCAATTTGCAGGATCATCATCTCCTATATTGGATCCACCAAACCGATCATGGGGAGAGTCTATAGCTCCTGTGTTTGGCAAGATGAATGAGTCTGAGAGTGTTACTACGGCAGATGAGCAGGAAAGGATCATTTCGTATCTCAACCGGAAACAAGCTGAAATTCGTCTACTCAACGAGAGAGAAGCAGAGATCGTCATCCCGACCGAGACCAGTAACGAGATCTTCACGGCCGATCCGTGCCTCGATCTCATCGATCGACTTAACTGGATCCATCAGACCACTGAGGCTTGGAGATTTGTCGGCTGCGAGCTTTGTTTCATAATCAAGGGTGGGCCGGAACCCAATCATGGATTAGACAGCTGCGAACAGTGGCTCGCTAGCAAGCATGCCAAGCGTATTCTACAGTGGCTTACCACCCTCAAGATTCCACGATACTATAATGTCAGGGTGGTCTGTAGCATGTGTGGGCATGGATGGTTCGTGTGTGATGAGATGGGACAAGGAGAGCTCGCCCGCCGTGAAGCACGCAGtcaaagaagcagcagcgGAAAGGCAAATTTGGTGAAAGAGTATGATGCTGCGTCTGACCATGATGGCTACTGTATGAACAAACCAGTAGTGCGCAGAATCGTCGCGGCGTTGTGCGCGTACGATGATCAAATTCTTGGCAAGGTTTTGACGAAGATGGCATTCGATCACGAAGGCATAGATCTGACTTCAGAGAGCCAGGCAAGGCTCTGGCTAGAGCAGAGAATACGGTCTCAAGACGACTACTGGGTCTCAAGGCTCATCTACTCTAGTATACTAATTGGTAACAGGCCCCGTTACCGGTTTTAG
- a CDS encoding uncharacterized protein (expressed protein) gives MDQQETSELNTGNNNRLLNRYGIVPSRGKLLHHQLERMKYFDSGDFSPHASLEIF, from the exons ATGGACCAGCAAGAAACCTCCGAGCTCAATACAGGGAACAACAACCGTCTCTTAAATCGATATGGAATAGTTCCTAGCAGAGggaagcttcttcatcaccagttAGAA aggatgaagtaTTTCGATTCGGGCGATTTTTCCCCTCATGCAAGCTTAGAGATCTTCTGA
- a CDS encoding tryptophan RNA-binding attenuator protein-like domain-containing protein: MLYQQGNGHPMPQQQHQFYPPPSTLLQPQQQMPAAQPHAGVDRHSPVQSDRGAFAGGNYNIAHRDTNAVLNVNLQQGATVRSKSGAMIHMSGTVQLSGKVKFSMKKLFTGGEMSESTYTGPGYVALGPTLFGDIIALHIDNCQSWNIGKDAFLACTSEVTKKSESQGIGKAIFSGEDLFVYRIEGQGTIWLTSFGAVDRLDAGGGTMSGIKTGEGLVCRFTGPGSVYVQTRNMDEFQAFIQASVTTA, from the exons ATGTTATACCAACAAGGAAACGGGCACCCTATGccgcaacagcagcatcagTTCTATCCTCCTCCTAGCACCTTACTgcagcctcaacaacagaTGCCTGCTGCCCAGCCCCATGCTGGCGTAGACCGGCACTCGCCAGTGCAGAGTGACAGAGGTGCCTTTGCAGGTGGCAACTACAACATTGCCCATCGTGACACCAACGCCGTTCTCAATGTCAATCTTCAGCAGGGCGCTACCGTGCGCTCCAAGTCAGGTGCAATGATCCATATGTCAGGCACCGTGCAGCTATCAGGCAAGGTCAAGTTCTCtatgaagaagctctttaCGGGCGGCGAGATGTCTGAGTCGACATATACTGGGCCAGGTTATGTCGCCCTCGGCCCAACTCTATTCGGAGACATTATCGCTTTGCATATCGACAACTGTCAGTCCTGGAACATCGGCAAGGACGCTTTTCTCGCCTGTACATCCGAGGTGACCAAGAAAAGTGAGTCTCAAGGGATTGGAAAGGCTATATTCTCGGGCGAGGATCTCTTCGTCTATCGCATTGAGGGCCAGGGCACTATATGGTTGACGAGCTTTGGTGCTGTCGATCGACTAGAT GCAGGTGGCGGGACTATGAGTGGTATCAAGACGGGTGAGGGTCTGGTCTGTCGTTTTACCGGTCCTGGCTCGGTTTATGTGCAGACTCGAAATATGGACGAGTTCCAGGCCTTTATCCAGGCCAGTGTCACTACAGCGTAG
- a CDS encoding uncharacterized protein (expressed protein), whose protein sequence is MPPSKNGNNHDSCDHCFSRAKVLALARERIVSLEEGFEAMAKERDQLLRNIALMYEFSNQE, encoded by the coding sequence ATGCCACCCTCTAAAAATGGCAATAACCATGATAGCTGCGACCATTGCTTTAGCAGAGCCAAAGTGCTAGCCCTTGCGCGAGAGCGCATCGTGTCGCTCGAGGAGGGCTTTGAGGCGATGGCTAAGGAGCGGGACCAGCTACTGAGGAACATCGCTCTAATGTACGAGTTCTCAAATCAAGAGTGA
- a CDS encoding mitochondrial carrier domain-containing protein has product MPSKRHEPSSGSSQSAEKGRISIHEHDKRPHEPAPRLSHLEHLTVRVSDNSIRSLAGATSAIASSIVTSPLDVMKIKLQGRGGLQLWTLDPVRKRRSFQERGLIGTGRAIWHEGGFIGIKSPLLSILSKLSRVVLTSAKRPTTDLGMLKHICSYWRYLFYIIHESIMGYQNQTHISIYLTGSGLGNWHEGQEWLQILGVLTASVASKACATIATYPHEVVRTRLQTQQKVYPSSPIEHARARDGGGLLMRGSSSQSEKVCNAGKIWERFPRLNRGIMSTLETILREEGWRALYSGMGTSLIGAIPASAMTMLVYEVVVWQVKKSRTQGKGKLEMQDITETWCL; this is encoded by the exons ATGCCTTCCAAGCGCCACGAGCCATCCTCTGGTAGTTCACAGAGCGCCGAAAAGGGACGTATCAGTATTCATGAGCACGATAAACGTCCACATGAACCAGCTCCTCGCCTTTCCCACCTGGAACACCTGACAGTCCGTGTCTCCGATAACTCGATTCGAAGTCTTGCCGGAGCCACCAGTGCGATAGCCTCTAGCATCGTAACAAGTCCTCTGGACGTTATGAAAATCAAACTACAAGGAAGAGGTGGACTCCAACTGTGGACGCTTGACCCTGTCAGAAAGCGACGTTCATTCCAAGAGAGAGGTCTCATAGGCACTGGGCGAGCAATATGGCATGAAGGCGGATTTATTGGCAT TAAGTCACCTTTGTTATCCATTCTATCAAAACTATCGCGGGTAGTACTAACCTCTGCCAAACGGCCAACAACAGACCTGGGTATGCTCAAGCATATCTGCAGTTACTGGAGGTATCTTTTCTATATTATTCACGAATCCATTATGGGTTATCAAAACCAGACTCATATCTCA ATATACTTGACTGGATCAGGGCTTGGGAATTGGCATGAAGGCCAGGAATGGCTCCAGATCCTAGGGGTACTCACAGCTAGCGTGGCGAGCAAAGCGTGTGCAACTATAGCCACATATCCACACGAAGTTGTTCGAACAAGATTACAAACGCAGCAGAAAGTATACCCTTCATCGCCAATTGAACACGCAAGAGCAAGGGATGGCGGAGGCCTATTGATGCGTGGGAGTAGCTCACAAAGCGAAAAGGTGTGCAATGCAGGGAAAATATGGGAGAGATTTCCCCGACTAAATCGGGGTATTATGAGCACGCTCGAAACGATCTTGCGGGAAGAAGGCTGGCGTGCCTTATACTCTGGTATGGGCACTAGCTTAATCGGGGCTATACCAGCCTCTGCTATGACAATGCTGGTGTATGAGGTAGTGGTGTGGCAGGTTAAGAAGTCAAGGACGCAGGGCAAAGGAAAGCTCGAAATGCAGGATATAACAGAAACTTGGTGTCTATAG
- a CDS encoding uncharacterized protein (expressed protein), with protein sequence MAFFASDGICPADLYQFSDQLRGVDSYNIKQPSPATLERESLLNSRQRGNSADVSTQRGPSVNLRTASHKPKKRLSGL encoded by the coding sequence atggctTTTTTTGCGTCCGACGGTATCTGCCCAGCCGATCTCTATCAATTCTCGGACCAGCTGAGAGGAGTGGACAGCTACAACATCAAGCAGCCTTCCCCAGCAACACTAGAGAGAGAATCACTACTAAATTCGCGACAGCGCGGCAACAGCGCAGACGTCAGTACTCAAAGAGGTCCAAGTGTTAATCTACGCACCGCGTCGCACAAGCCGAAGAAGCGGTTAAGTGGCTTATAA